AAACATAGTCTGCAGAGTGTTGGCAATACTGGCGGTAGATACACCAAGATCGGAAGCCTTATCTCTGTTTACAATAATCTGCACATCGGGTTTGCCGGATTCAAAGCTAGAGGAAACATCAATAGCTCCCGGCGTACTTGCAACGATTTGCTCAACTTGCTCAGCTATCCCAGCCAATGTATCAAGGTTATTCCCTTGAATAACAATCGATACCGGCTTACCGCTTGATATACCAGACTTCTTGGATACACTTATCTCAGTTCCGGCAAGTCCGCTTAGTTTTTGCCGGAGGTCTGCAATGACATCATTATCGCTGACCTTACGCTCGGATTTCGGTGTTAGCTTGGCAAAAATGTTAATACCGTTTACATCGGCAGTGCTGTAAGTCATGCTTACTTCAGGCTCTGTACGGATTATTTGGGAAATATTATCTGCTATTTCTCCGACTGCCTGCGGGCTCATACCAGGGTCAACGGTTGCCGAAACTGTTATTTCTCCAATATCCGAATCCGGTACAAAGGTTGAACCTAAGAACGGTACCAACATCAGACTGCCTACAAAAAGCGCAGCGGCTACCGTCATTACTTTCTTACGGTGACCTAAGATATACGCTAGGTATTCACCATATCGCTCAGTCCAGTAGTCAAATTTTCCGTTCCACTTTTCCCACATTTTATAAAATTTATTATTAGACTCACCATGATCCTCTTTTAGATATCTGGCTGACATCATTGGCGTAAGGGTAAAGGCCACAAATAACGATACCAACACACTGACAGCTACAGTTACACCGAACTGCTTAAAGAACTGACCTACAATACCGGTCATCATGCCCACCGGCAGGAATACTGCTACTAGCGTCAGAGTCGTAGCCGTGACAGCCAGCGCAATTTCAGCAGTACCTTCGGCTGCAGCATCGTATTTATTCTTGCCCATTTCCAGATGACGCACAATATTTTCGATAACAACGATGGCATCATCAATCAGCAGGCCAACAGCCAGCGATAGACCTAGCAGCGACATGGTGTTAAGGGTAAAACCCATTGCTTTCATCGCTGCGAAAGCCGTAATGATTGAAGTCGGAATCGCAATCGAGGCAATAACTGTGCTTCGCCAATTTCCTAAAAATAGGAATACGACTGCTACAGCCAGCAGCCCCCCTACTACTAAGTTAAACAATACGTCATTAATCGACTCTTCAATGGTTTTGGAATTATCCCGTACCATCGTTACTTCAACACCGGACGGCAGCTCTTTTTTTAACTTTTCCAGTTCTTTTTTGACATTCTTAACAACCTCAACGGTATTACTGCCAGACTGTTTCATAATGTCTAAACCGATAGCATTTTTATCGTTGAGTTTAGTGATCGAAGTTACATCTTTTGTAGTATCCTCTACGGTGGCAATATTGTGAACAAACAGCTGTACGCCGTTGCGCTGGGCAACCGGAAGGTTGAGTAGCTGCTCAGGGGTTTCAAGCTTACCGACTGAACGAAGACTGGTCTCACGTTTACCATCGGTTACTTTACCGCCCGGCGTTTCGATATTTTCACTGCGCAGGCTGTTTAACACCTCAGAGACTGTAAGATTGTAGGCAGCAATTTTATCACTGTCCATATTTACTTTAATTTCGCGTTCCACTCCGCCGTTAACATTAACAGCCGCAACGCCGCTAATTGCTTTCAGCCGTTCAGCTAAGGTATCATTGGCAATAATGGTCAGCTCACGCTGACTAATATCGCCGGTAATAGCAATTGAGGCAATTGGCATTTCTGACGGGTCAAACCGGGTAACAATGGGATCCTCGGCTTCATCGGGAAGCATGCCCTTCATACGGCCGACTTTATCGCGTACATCTTGGGCAGCTGTCGCTGCAGAAGTCTCCATCGTAAACTGGATAACCGTTGTTGATACCCCTTCTTTTACGTTTGATGTTATATGCTCTACTCCAGGAACAACGCTGACTGTTTCTTCTACTTTCTCAGTAACTTTAGACTCTACTTGTTCCGGCGATGCACCTGGATAAGCAACCGTAATCGCCACGACCGGGATTTCGACGTCCGGATATTCGTCCACATTT
The nucleotide sequence above comes from Veillonellaceae bacterium. Encoded proteins:
- a CDS encoding efflux RND transporter permease subunit, translating into MKLTEISLKRPVFATVMILALVVLGLFSYMTLNVDEYPDVEIPVVAITVAYPGASPEQVESKVTEKVEETVSVVPGVEHITSNVKEGVSTTVIQFTMETSAATAAQDVRDKVGRMKGMLPDEAEDPIVTRFDPSEMPIASIAITGDISQRELTIIANDTLAERLKAISGVAAVNVNGGVEREIKVNMDSDKIAAYNLTVSEVLNSLRSENIETPGGKVTDGKRETSLRSVGKLETPEQLLNLPVAQRNGVQLFVHNIATVEDTTKDVTSITKLNDKNAIGLDIMKQSGSNTVEVVKNVKKELEKLKKELPSGVEVTMVRDNSKTIEESINDVLFNLVVGGLLAVAVVFLFLGNWRSTVIASIAIPTSIITAFAAMKAMGFTLNTMSLLGLSLAVGLLIDDAIVVIENIVRHLEMGKNKYDAAAEGTAEIALAVTATTLTLVAVFLPVGMMTGIVGQFFKQFGVTVAVSVLVSLFVAFTLTPMMSARYLKEDHGESNNKFYKMWEKWNGKFDYWTERYGEYLAYILGHRKKVMTVAAALFVGSLMLVPFLGSTFVPDSDIGEITVSATVDPGMSPQAVGEIADNISQIIRTEPEVSMTYSTADVNGINIFAKLTPKSERKVSDNDVIADLRQKLSGLAGTEISVSKKSGISSGKPVSIVIQGNNLDTLAGIAEQVEQIVASTPGAIDVSSSFESGKPDVQIIVNRDKASDLGVSTASIANTLQTMFNGTIFTQFKDDDDSYDVRLVLAAGNRERLTDLNNVYVPSSNRDKSGQTLMIPLSQVTDTTYATSPTQIKRYDRQEQITISANLNGKTLGDFNQEVNKKLAEVKLPDGYKFVTTGQSQQMADAFTGIIIALVMAVLFIFFVLAAQFESFIDPFAIMLALPLAIIGAIVGLLIAGSELSMMSLIGIIMLMGLVTKNAILLIDFAKQQIEKGVDRNQALVQAAVVRMRPIMMTTLAMIFGMIPLALGIGPGAEARAPMAHAIIGGLVTSTILTLVVVPVVYTILDDLRKRKLKIEVKIPALGKVKQQEAND